A single genomic interval of Cyanobacteriota bacterium harbors:
- a CDS encoding DUF2237 domain-containing protein, with the protein MSTASNVLGKPLQVCCTSPMTGFYRDGMCNTGAGDIGAHTVCAQVTEAFLAFSKARGNDLITPVPAYAFPGLKPGDRWCLCASRWKEALDAGMAPPVVLAATHASTLEYVTLEDLKAHALDLPE; encoded by the coding sequence ATGTCAACTGCTAGTAATGTGCTAGGTAAACCACTGCAAGTCTGTTGTACGTCGCCCATGACGGGTTTTTATCGTGACGGCATGTGCAATACAGGAGCAGGTGACATTGGAGCGCATACGGTTTGTGCCCAAGTTACAGAAGCATTTTTAGCGTTTAGCAAGGCTAGGGGCAACGACTTGATTACCCCTGTACCTGCCTATGCCTTTCCTGGGCTAAAACCAGGCGATCGTTGGTGTTTATGTGCTTCTCGCTGGAAAGAGGCACTAGATGCTGGCATGGCCCCGCCTGTTGTGTTAGCTGCTACCCATGCTTCCACCCTGGAATATGTAACTTTAGAAGACCTTAAGGCGCATGCCCTTGATTTACCGGAATAA
- a CDS encoding DUF790 family protein, with protein sequence MLPSDLLILRTEGNTVVPKQLPLDNRSLAMASELIALVRSRVNQRQGDLDRQLNQLEGDSVDYRIWRGLAHLLKVSFCTFETLSPLEPQQLRQRVFTLSAASVPSPRATEQILTQLADSLSQELNREVQRSEIQAGLYADLKENQILTRFEEPTPEALIHRYNLSQVQGVLYQAAYLVLHVHRNDPGEYKLLFRYLKLYQLMAYVEGDADHGFTITVDGAASLFGMSTRYGLKLAMMLPALLHVTNWELEAVLYQRDSFTGDARQRQFQLQHDCGLVSHYPPGKPYDSMLERSFANRWTAVNTDWKLEREVELLPVPGSVVIPDFRLVHPDGRTWLLEIVGYWRPDYLQKKFAQVRKASCTNLILAISERLNLEKAGVDVKDVTVPIVWFKRELLPKAVLAIVDS encoded by the coding sequence ATGTTGCCCAGTGACCTGCTGATTCTACGTACTGAAGGAAACACAGTAGTTCCCAAGCAATTACCGTTAGACAACAGGTCGCTGGCAATGGCTAGCGAGTTAATTGCTCTGGTGCGATCGCGAGTGAACCAGCGCCAAGGTGATCTTGACCGTCAGTTAAACCAACTGGAAGGTGACAGTGTAGACTATCGCATCTGGCGAGGACTTGCCCATCTGTTGAAGGTGAGTTTTTGCACGTTTGAAACCCTGAGTCCACTAGAACCGCAACAGTTACGTCAGCGGGTGTTTACATTGTCAGCAGCTTCTGTACCTAGCCCTCGTGCTACGGAGCAAATTCTCACTCAGCTTGCAGATTCCTTGAGCCAAGAATTAAATCGTGAGGTGCAACGGTCAGAAATTCAAGCTGGTTTATATGCAGACCTGAAGGAGAATCAGATTCTGACTCGATTTGAGGAGCCAACTCCAGAAGCTCTGATCCATCGCTACAATCTATCTCAGGTGCAGGGTGTGTTGTATCAAGCTGCTTACCTTGTTTTGCATGTACATCGCAACGACCCAGGTGAATATAAACTTCTGTTTCGCTACCTCAAGCTCTATCAACTGATGGCCTATGTGGAAGGTGATGCAGACCACGGCTTTACAATTACCGTGGATGGGGCAGCTAGCCTGTTTGGTATGAGCACGCGGTATGGGTTAAAGCTAGCTATGATGCTGCCTGCGTTGCTGCATGTGACTAACTGGGAGTTGGAAGCCGTACTATATCAACGAGACTCGTTCACAGGAGATGCGCGCCAGCGTCAGTTTCAACTTCAGCATGACTGTGGTTTGGTGAGCCACTACCCACCTGGAAAGCCTTACGATAGTATGCTTGAACGAAGTTTTGCTAATCGCTGGACAGCGGTCAATACTGATTGGAAGCTGGAGCGCGAGGTAGAGTTGTTGCCCGTTCCAGGAAGTGTTGTGATCCCAGATTTTCGGCTGGTTCATCCTGATGGACGCACTTGGTTGTTGGAAATTGTAGGTTATTGGCGACCAGACTACCTGCAAAAGAAGTTTGCACAAGTTCGCAAGGCCAGTTGTACAAATCTGATCCTGGCAATTTCTGAGCGCCTCAACTTAGAAAAAGCCGGGGTAGATGTGAAGGATGTAACAGTGCCGATCGTGTGGTTTAAGCGAGAGCTGTTACCCAAAGCTGTGCTTGCAATCGTAGACTCATAA